Within the Zea mays cultivar B73 chromosome 10, Zm-B73-REFERENCE-NAM-5.0, whole genome shotgun sequence genome, the region aagaaagaaacattccatgcatatcttgtaagtagttttattggctcaattccaagcaacctttacacttacattatgcaaactagttcaattgtactcttctatatttgctttggtttgtgttggcatcaatcaccaaaaagggggagattgaaagggaattaggcttacacctagttcccaaataattttggtggttgaattgcccaacacaaataattggactaactagtttgcccaagtgtatagattatacaggtgtaaaaggttcacactcagccaattaaaaagaccaagttttggattcaacaaaggagccaaggggcaaccgaaggcacccctggtctggcgcaccggactgtccggtgtgccaccggacagtgaacagtacctgtccggtgcaccaggggactcagactcaaactcgccaccttcgggaatttccagggcgactcggctataattcaccggactgtccggtgtacaccggacagtgtccggtgcgccaagggaggtcggcctcaggaactcgccagcttcgggaaacgccaacggctagtccgctataattcaccggactgtccggtgtgcaccggactgtccggtgcgcctccgaagcaatggtcgtctccgcgccaacggctctctgccgcgcatttaatgcgcgctctgcgcgcgcagaagtcagaatcgcccatgctggcacaccggacatcaaacagtacctgtccggtgtgcaccggacaccctggcgggcccacaagtcagaagctccaacggctagaatccaacggcagtgatgacgtggcaggggcaccggactgtccggtgtgcaccggactgtccggtgcgccatcgagcagacgcctccagccaacggtcaagtttggtggttggggctataaataccccaaccaccccaccattcattgcatccaagttttccacttcccaactactacaagagctctagcattcaattctagacacaccaaaagagatcaaatcctctccaattccacgaaaggctttagtgattagagagagtgatttgccgtgttcatttgagctcttgcgcttggattgcttcttttctttctcacttgttcttgagatcacaactccattgtaatcaaggcaagaggcaccaattgtgtggtggcccttgcggggaagttttgttcccggctttgatttgagaagagaagctcactcggtccgtgggaccgtttgagagagggaagggttgaaagagacccggcctttgtggcctcctcaacggggagtaggtttgcaagaaccgaacctcggtaaaacaaatctccgtgtctcacttgcttattcgtttgggatttgttttgcgccctctctcgcggactcgtttatatttctaacgctaacccggcttgtagttgtgtttatatttgtaaatttcagtttcgccctattcaccccccctctaggcgactatcaactctCCTTCCATTCTATTGCTTCACTTGATAGATCAGGTGCTATGAAAATTCAGTAGCAAAGATGTATCCTGACGGTAAATGAGTTTATGAAAGTATTTCCATTTCCTATTGTTGTGCAGATGCTGGCGCCGAGGTAAATGGGTTTATGAAATTATTTCTAGGTACGAAATTGCTTTCAGCTTTCCTCTACAAATTGCAATCAATTTTTGAGATATTGAGTTTGATAATATATGTGTTCTTCATTTTCTTGTAACCGTTGCACACTAACATTTTatcgaattatttgtgtgccgtcACAATGTACGAGCGCTCTACTAAGCAAATATGTCAAACAAGCAAAAAGATGTCTGATCTTCCTTCCAGATGATTAATATGGTAAGATGGACTGAATTCAGGCTTGATTCTTTTATACTACATTATTCAAACATACAATCAACACAGATTACGATCCATATATGCTACATCAGCAAATAAGTAACATTAGCGAATAAGTAACATTTCCTTACAACAGAAATGGATATTTATATTCTTTCTACACAAGTGGAACATGACAGACTTGGGTCGATTTGTAATCTTTTGAAATATTTCTTTTACTTCTGCATATTCTTGCACACAGTCTTCTCTTTTTAGAAGGTGTACACTTGTTCATGTTGATATCCATATATGCTACCTTAGTGGGTAAACATTTACTTAAAGGAGACATTGGTTATTACTGCAAAAATGCAACTATATCATTTCTACATGACTACACCAGTGCACCATGTTAATTCTTTCAGATGATTTCTGCCTGTTTTGCATAGCCTTGTATGTTGTCTTCTTTTATACTGAGGGAGCTCAGTGGGGAAGACCTAAAGGTGAAGACTGTAAGTTTGTCATTGAGTCATTTTGACTTTTTATTGAATGATAACATGGATCTGATTGTCCTTTTCTGAGTTTTTAATTCCTTCCTATTTAGTGCCATTTGGACATGTGGTAGCTGGCTGTCACATTGATCTGAATTCCTATATATATTCTTTAGATGGCATAATCATTTTATCGTTGCAAAAGTTGTTTCAGATAAAATTATGTCTGCATAGGTTCCCTTGCCCCAAAGAAACTCCATGTTCAGTTCAAGACCAAAGTACAAAAAGAAATCTTCAACCTACAATACTACTACTCCATTTCATTCCTTACAAGGTTTGTCTTTCTTTGATACAAATTGCAGAATGCACTGAATAGCCTTGAAATCTTTAAAAAAGTTGTACTCACACCAGCGCACTAATGTCAGTTAGGCCATCAATGAAGTTATAGAAGTCACTGATGTCATAAGTTAGGCCATTGGGTTGATATCCCTAATTTTTCTTTCATAAAGCCCACAAATCCCTACCATTTCTGTTTACTGTAAAAAGTAACTTGTGTACTTTAGAAGGGAAATAAATCAAGAAGCATTTCTAACTAGAAGTTCTATTTAAATTTTTCTGAAGCGGAAAAACTCAGGGAGAAGCTGAGGCAGGAGTGCCTGCGGAAGGGGACGGAACTGGCGCATGGGGTGGCTGACGCCCTCTTCGCTGTACCACCCACCGAGGACCTCGACGGCCCTATCGTACACCTCCCATTGCCCGTTGTCCGACTCCCGCGCGAGAAGCATGTGAGAACCTCTCGCTTAATTTGCTTATTTCAGGTGTCCGAGGAGGCCGGAAATCATCTCTTTGTGGAGTCATGCATTCCTCTACACGACTACATGTACATTATTGTTTCACAGGACAATGCTACAGTTACACTCTTATCTAATTCGCACGTATCATTTTTGCAGCTTGGTGCTGGGACCTCACTGCCACGATTAGTAGCTGCAAAGGTTGGGGCAGATGTAACACTAACAGACATTGCGCAGAATGCAGAAGTGAGTTCCAATTCGTCTTTGGAATCCTTATTGTTTGATCCTTGTCAGAGCTTTTCCAGTATGGTTTGGACCTCACTGCCAGGATTAGTAGCTTTTACCAAGTCTTTTGGATCATGTGGTGGATATATTGTCGCATCAAAGGTGCATACTACTGAAAGTGACTGTATTACACTGTAGCATTTGGTaagatttcattgaagatttgctgATTCTTTTCACTATAATTTTCAGGAGATAATTCAACACCTTAAGCATAGTTGTCCGGCCCATCTATATGCTACTTCCATGTCGCCACCAGCAGTCCAACAAGAAAATATCAAAATTGCTCCAAAATGATCTAAATCGCCACGATGTGATCTGACTACTCTGATTGCGTACACAAGTCTCTGCTATGAAGACTTCAGGCTTTTAAGGAATTCATGCACCACCTGACCGCAGTCTGCAAGAAGCTGAGCCAGAGGTTTTGCAATAGAAGCATCAGTGTTACAGAATATGCTATGCACTTCGCCTCCAATCACATGACGAGCAGCCCCAGTGAGGATCTCAATGTATTCGTCGACTGAAGGAGGCAGATCCACCACCAGCACGGTTTCAAATTCCTCTACATCTGTCACTGACATGTTCTCCCGGTCTTTCACAATGACATTCATCAGCCCCACACTGCAAAATGCATGTACAATGTCAACGATAGAGGATATGAGTTATATGCTACTCAGTCAAAAGATAATATGGCGATTAAAACTTTTCGAGGACCTCGAACCCAAAAGATAAAATGTTTTATTTGTGATATGCATTGTCAGAAGATTTATATTCCTATGATGGCTTTGCTACAATATATTTTGGCTCAATAATTTCATTGACCTTTTATTTATTCGTATTGTTAGCAGATTATATACACATGGCTGCCGAAATAAAAAAACAAGCTGGCATTTGATCTGTACCGGATTTCAATCAATGATTTCGCTTCTTAGTGTTTACAAAAATCATGTTGTCATTTAGTATTTTGAAATTCTTGAATACTTCTGATAGTTTGTTTCTGAACAGTTGGAGACTTGAACCACTTGATCAGTGCAACGATGAGCGATGTCACTTGCTGCCTCCGCTTCCTAGGACAACTAAACTCTGACCTGTGCAAGCTTGCAGTCAACCTGATAACCCCTCGGCTCCACTTCTTCATGGTCGGCTTTGCGCCACTCACCTCGTGTGGCTCGCAGCAGTACCGTGTGCTCACCGTCCCTGAGCTAACCTAGCAAATGTGGGATGCCATGGTCGCTATCTCACAGCCTATGCCATATTCCGTGGCAAGATGAGCACTAAGGAGGTTGATGAGCAAATGATTAATGTCCAGAACAAGAACTCGTCCTACTTTGTGGAGTGGATCCCCAACAACGTCAAGTCCAGTGTTTGTGATATCCCTCCACGTGGCCTCTCCATGGCCTCCACCTTCATTGGCAACTCCACCTCCATCCAGGAGATGTTCCGCCGTGTGAGCGAGCAGTTCACTGCTATGTTCAGGCGGAAGGCTTTCTTGCATTGGTACACTGATGAGGGCATGGATGAGATGGAGTTCACCGAAGCTGAGAGCAACATGAACGATCTGGTGTCCGAGTACCACCAGTACCAAGATGCCACTGCTGACGAGGAGGCAGAATACGAGGACGAGGAGGCCATCCAAGACGAGTAAGTGTGGTTTGGGCTTTGCCACATTTGTACCCTTGTTTCCTTTCATTCTGGGGCTTGCCTATGGTTTGCTTATTGTATTCGCTCAAGTTATGTGGTATGTAGTAGTACTTTCATGCATAGCATGCTATATGCTACCACAAAGACTTTGTTCACCTGCACTGGTTGATATGCCATGGCATATGTGACGAGTATTTCATTATTGTATTTGCATGCTTGCTCCTGTGAAATTATTTGTGCGATTCTATTTCAATCTATTTGGGTAGACATATTTATATCGTTCTGTATCTATGTTTAATCATAGATTTCGCTGTCACTATTGTACTCATGCCGCCCGTCGCTAGGGCCCTAAGTCCACTAAGTCCATTGGAGGGTCGCAATTTGTGTTCCGTGGTATCGCACGGGCACcttcctagtatatatatatagcgGATTCGTTAAACTTATTGCTTTAAGAAAAGATATGAAGCCTTGTCGTATGTACACATTTCAGCGTGTGCGATGTGAGAGTGGGACCGGCGACTATCCCAGCACTCACTACTTGTCGTCAACCCCAACCCAGGTTAGACTGTTAGGATTGATTTGGTGGCAAAGGAATCACGGAAGTATTAGAGGGATTGaagagaaaataaactaattttcatTTCAATCTCCTCCAATTTTCCTGCTGTCTACGCGCGCTGCGGTCAAGCTTCCGTTCGTTCCCCCACCCTGCACGCGTTGCAAAGCAAACACTGGACTCACCACCGAGGTCGTGCCTTGCGTGTCTGATGAACACGTACGTTTTTTCCGGTGATCGACGACACGTACGCACACCTTCCAGAGTTCCTAGGCGCCCCACGGTCTAACCGTCTAACACAAGTGCCGGCTAACAGTAATCCGACGGCGACGAGGAATAGGCTGAACTCCATGCCACGTGTCCCCCCAGCTTCCACTCCGAATGCGCGAAGGAGAGGAGAATCCGAGGTGGTGGTGCACCCGACCCGAGTCGCGAGCGGGACGCAGCAGGCAGCAGCACTAGAGCAATGCTGGTTCTAGCTAGCGCGTCAACGTCAGAGCCGCATCGCCTTTTTAATTTGCTGCTccactccacccccaccacctcgCTAAGCAAACCACGCCGCTGCTTTCCAATTTCTACGCCCATCGCCCGTGGTTCGGCCTAATCCTCCTCTCTTTACTTTGTTCGTGAGTGCCGCCGACGACGACGGAGGAAAAGCTAGGGGAGCTAGCGAGTGAGCCCAGACATCCTCCTCTAAGATTAGCTTTTAGCTAGCACTAGCTAGCTAGCTCGATCATCTGTCGGTCGGTCCGGCGCGCGCGAGACCATGGCGTCCATCATCGTCATCGCCGTCGTGCTCGTCCTGGACGTCCTCGCCTTCGTGCTCGCCATCGGCGCCGAGCGGCGCCGGAGCTACGTACGTGAGCAGCTCTGTTAATCCGTTCGCTTGATTGGCAACTTGTTGCGCGTACTcagaccctctctctctctctctctctctctctctctctctctctctctctctctctctctctctctctctctctctctctcgatcgATCCATTCGATTCCATGTGTTGGCGACTCGATCGTGTCGTGCGTGCTGCACGCGCAGGCCAACGTGACCGCCGCCGACTCGTCCGGGCGTGCCTACTGCGTGTACAGCTCCGACGCGT harbors:
- the LOC103642197 gene encoding uncharacterized protein isoform X2 is translated as MINMVPLPQRNSMFSSRPKYKKKSSTYNTTTPFHSLQAEKLREKLRQECLRKGTELAHGVADALFAVPPTEDLDGPIVHLPLPVVRLPREKHLGAGTSLPRLVAAKVGADVTLTDIAQNAEEIIQHLKHSCPAHLYATSMSPPAVQQENIKIAPK
- the LOC103642197 gene encoding uncharacterized protein isoform X1, giving the protein MINMVPLPQRNSMFSSRPKYKKKSSTYNTTTPFHSLQAEKLREKLRQECLRKGTELAHGVADALFAVPPTEDLDGPIVHLPLPVVRLPREKHLGAGTSLPRLVAAKVGADVTLTDIAQNAEVSSNSSLESLLFDPCQSFSSMVWTSLPGLVAFTKSFGSCGGYIVASKEIIQHLKHSCPAHLYATSMSPPAVQQENIKIAPK